The Drosophila sechellia strain sech25 chromosome 2L, ASM438219v1, whole genome shotgun sequence region TAATTTCAGTTTGGCACCAAATCAGAAAACGCAATGAAAATaagcttttaatttatttctttacATTTGTACTTGCAGAGCGAACCTGATGTGTAAGTGGAGTGACCCGATCAATGCAGGCAATAGCTTGAGAGGTCCTGTTGTGGCCACATGAAACTTGCATGAGGAGCCGTCTTCCGCCCATTCCGGAATGTGTGTGGCAGCCACAGCCATTTTGGCCAACCACTGATTATGCCACATCCGAATTGGACATGTCAAATTAGCCACGACATAAACAAGAACAGATACAAACATAcgcatgtatgtacatatgctaTGGAAGAAGTCAAACTTTAACTCACCCACTCCAAAGTGAAATATTAACTGCTACGATactttaaaaaattatgaCTACGATTGGAGTGTCTAAATATACAGGAGGtcaagttttgttttttacataatgtttatttaatcAACACGCTTATAGCTAATTACACAGATCGAGGATTAGATTTTGGGCCAGTAACTGAGGGCCGCAGCAGCAGTTCCCAGAGCAGCCAACCGAGGATGATGCCGTAGGCTAGCCAACCGAGGAGCAGCCGCCGATGCCACCACTAAATAATGGATATGTCCTTGACATCCTGCTTAAGTTCGCTGTTGTGGTTATTGGCAATAAAGTCGCGCCTTAGGGCGTTCCAATTCGGATCGGGATAATCCTTGAGGAGGCTCCAGTTCGGCGAGGGGACATCCGGCGAAAGCCAGTTGAAATCGGCCACATCCGTATAGTTGTTCTGTGCCTTATTCAGTCCAGAAGCTAGGTAGTCGGCCTCCAGTTCGGAATAATCGTAGTTGTACTCTCCGATCTCAATACTCTTGCAATCCTCGATTATGGCGCGGCAGGTGACATGCATGTATATGCGAATGGACCGGGAGGAGTGCAACCTCAACTGCTGGCAGGCAATGGAGAGGGTGCAATCCTCGAGATTCTCGGCAAAGAAGGAGCGTGCGATGGGGCCGCATAGCAGCGTGCATTTGGAGGCACTGGAAACTTGCACAGAACCGGGATGCCCCTGAAGTTCAACCAAACAGTGGGTTAGGTTCGATATTGTGATGTCCTGGCCATTAACTTTAGCGGAATCCAGGACTATATGCTCGTTCGTTCGATTGGCAATGGTCCACGTGAAGTTGGAGCCAAGTTTTTCCGAGACTTTACTGAGTTTCGCGTCGACTATATCCTTACTTGATGCGACTTTCGGCTTTGTGGCGGTCTTTTTGCCACTGAACCCAAACTTTTTCTTGGGCAACAGCCGCTGGCGGGTTTCATCACTCACGGCGGTCAGGGTGTTTAGGATATTCTGACAGGATTTGATCTTGAAGTCGGGCAGAAACATGGTGGATGCGGTGAGATATCGCTGCAGATCCTGGATCTCCACAGTTATGTCGGCGAAGTTTCTGGCCAAATCGATTGGCTGGCCATCGCCGCACTGCACATCCTTCAATCGCTGCTCTATATCGATGGTTTTTTGGCTGAAAGTCTGGTAGAAGTAGTCAACGCCCTCGTTCTGCACCGTTTCCTTGGACCGCAGCTCCGATTTCACATCCAAATAGTTTTGCCTGTCCTTGTTTCTTTTGTTCAAACGCTCGAGGATTTGATCCTTGCGATTTTCCGCGTCGCCTTCCATGATTTTCGGTATCAATCTGTAACGAAATATCTtgttaaaaatcaatttctaGGGCATAACTTCAATTTGGTCGTATGAAtcacagttgttgttgtttttcttgccAAGTTGCGCAGCTGCAAAAAATGAATGGAAAACCCGGCTTTCTCACTGGGCGTGTGTCATATGCGCAATGATTGCAGTTCAAACTAGccgaaattttttatatttttcttctGTTTATTAaccttttgtttaattttctcGTTATTTTGTGCAGCTGCTCACAATAACAAATGTTGCCTAATCGATGTGAATGTCAACAGTTATGTACTAAAAAAGACCACAAAACATTACCGTTTAATGCGCACAGTGAATGGCAACGGCGGCAAGAAGAAGAATGCGCGCCaaggaaaaatttaaatttgaatttttttataGGAGAAATGtgatattaattattataaattctTGTAATCAACGTAAGAAACTTAATACAATCACACATCTCGACGAACACACAGTGCATTGAAAGTCGCCCGCAGAAGCGAGAAATTCTTGATAAGTGCAAAAACGGAATTCAATTCTCAAATGAAGTCTTATCTTGTTTTGCTCTTCAGATGCCTTTACATAAATGAGGATCACTACGTTTTATTTCCGCGCTTGCAGTGGTTGTGCGATATCAAAATGTTTAGGCTTGAAAAAATAATTGTGTACTTATTTGTTGCCTGCAATCTGGTTGGATCACGAGTGGAATGCACAGAAAATTCCCGATCCGTGTGCCTGCTGCAAGATCCGCCAAATCAGTGCGGAGAATTCTGCCTTTCGGTACTTCAACCTCTATTGGATCACATTGTGACGCACCAGGAGCAATGGAACACCTCCGAGGCCCTCAGGCTGAACGAAACCTAGGCCAAATTGGACAGGATACAGACCCAGCTGGCGGCACAAAACCTATCCTTGCAGGAATCAGCGCAGAAAGTTCCAGGAGACATCAAGGGGAGACTGGACAGAATGGAACATCTGCAGACGGCATTGCAGGAATCCCTAAAGAAAATGCCAGCTGAACTCGACGCGAGGCTGATGAGAATGGAAAATCAGCAAAAAACCATCGGCGACCAGTTGGAAAATCAGATCAATCTCACCAAGGGTCAGCAGGATCAGTTGGAATCACTAAAGAACGCCGTGCCCATAAACTTCGAAGTGAGGCTGGCTCAGATTGAAGAACAGCAGAACTTACTTCAGGAAACTCTGAACAAGATCCCAGAGGATTTTGAGCAGAAATTGCAAAAGTTGGAGCAGAATCAGAAGGATGAGCTGACCAAGTTGGGAGCTCAGCAGTCCGCCAACCAAGTCACTCTTATGGAAATTTATTCAAAGGTCTTCTGGCCGAATTTTGAGCGAATCGGCTCTAGACTCTTCTACATAAACCACAAAGATGCCTTCAACTGGCAATCCGCTGTAGACTTCTGTCGTGGCATGGGTGGCTATATAGCCGCCATCAAGGATCAAGAGGAGCTGGACGCCATTTCGGCGCGACTGGACGACAAGAGCTACTGGCTGGGCATAAACGACATGCACAGCAGGAACACCTACGTATCCGAGGCATCCGGCAGGGAAGTTGAGTTCTTGAATTGGAATGCGGGTGAACCCAACCACGGCCATGATGATGAGAACTGCGTGGAGCTGATCAATAGCAAAATGAACGATGATCCGTGCCAGAAAAAGAAGCATGTTATTTGTCAAACAGAcaaagaagaagaaaacaCTGTCTTTGCATaatcgaaataaaataaaatacagatACTTAAAATTATTCCCAAACTATCGTAAAAAGTTCAGTTCTCTTTGCGGCGTTCTTTtaccttttatttttaatcaaaacTACGGGCAAACATTATTAAGAGGCGGTGTGTTTTGGGTGTGTCTGTTATTGCTTAGTTGGCTTACAATTATCCAGTTGAACATATATACATTTGAATTTAGTTAAATACATAATCGCAGTATGTAGAGTTATATATAGATAGAGTACATATAGTTGTGTGCTTGATGTGTGCCCTACTGCGTGCAAATGTCCTAAAAAGCATTTGTACTTCTAACTTTCATCCTTCGTTCGCAACATTTCAACACTTAAGTActagaaaaatattaaagacATATTTATTCCGCTCCGATATTTGGTTGTTACTTATTAACTCGATTTGGGTTCGTGATTCCTGTGCATCCTGATTCTATTTCCGCTTCCGCTTCTCGTTTAAGGCACATGACACATTCCTGAATATGATGTGCGTTTTAcatagtagtagtagtagtataTTAGATAAACACGTTAAAACTATTGATTTGAAATTCACTCGCTACATTGCGTGGGAGTTTGTGCTTCGTAGTCAGGGGGAAATCTTCGTGTGACGGAACGAGTTCCAGCTCTACAATGCATATGACCAGCAATTGACTACAAAAATAATCCACCACGACCCCAAGATCGAGGCcaacaaaaattgaaaaccaaAAGTAAGTAAATTTCTCGGAAATGTTTCAGCGCATCCTTGCCAGATCCTCCTTATATAGATCATGATAGCTCGCCAATGGGTGCATTCTGGAGCCACAGATCGTGAATGAAGTTGTAGAGATTATCGCTGACAGCCACCTGAAGAAAGTGAGACATTGGTTAGACCAGTTTCGCAAGCCAGCTCAAAGGATTGCACCCACCTTGTAGGGCGTCGGGTTGAGCGTGCGCTTGTGATCGTTGCGCAGCGTCTTCAGCGAGATTTGCACCTTCTCGCGCACCTGCTCCAAGGTGGGCAGCTGCTGGCAGATCTTGCCCGACTTCCAGTACACCTTGTAGAGCGACTCCACGTGCGAGGGTATCACGTAGGCACGCTTCGACTCCTGGAACGGATGCCGGCACAGCACCTTCTGCCCCACCGCTGGCGGAGGCTCCGAAACCTTCTGCAGCAGATCGATGAGGGCGTGACCATCGGCGCTGTACAGCCGATAGGCATTCTTGTTGCCCGGCATCGTCACCTTCTCCACGTCCTGGCTCAGTTTAATGCGCGGCTGGCCGTTGATCTCGACGAGCTTGTACACACATCCCAGCGCCGGTTGTCGTTGGCAGGTAACTGCAAAGTAAACGTTATTTACTACGCATTCAAGATTTGAAATGCAAGTACAAAACTCACCCAAATGCGTGCCAATGCCAAAGCAATCGATCTTGTGCCCCTGCTCGTTGAGGCTCAGAATGGTGTCCTCATTGATGTCGTTGGACGCCACAATGGTCAGCTTGTTGAACCACGGAACCTTGAATCGCTCCGCCACCTTCTCGAAGGTCTCGCGTGCCAGGCAGGATAGATAGGCCAGATCCCCGGAGTCGATTCGAATGCCCAGCGCATGGTAGCCCAGATCGTTGAGAGCCAGAGCCACGGCGCTGAAATTCAGCAGGCCACTCCTGTGGAGAAGAAATCACAAGCAGGTGTTTAGAAGTCGCATCTATGGATTCGAACAAGTGCTgcttggtttttggttttcaaTTCAACGTTTAAATTTCACTCATTTTGCtatacaatatttaaatttttggttttggtcaCTAGTTTAAAAGCGAGAATTACGCAAAACCAAATGTTTCGAAAGTGGGGTGGAGCTATAAAACGTGTTTCAGAACTCAAATTGGTTCTCTTCGATTTGCAGGTGCGGCTCTTTGTGTTAGAAATTGAAGCCTGGGAAAATGCCATAATTTTCTCAAAAGGGAGCAGCACAAAAAGTCGAAGATattcggttttgtttttcaagCCATGCAGTGTGCTCTCTCGGACGCTTTTCTTAACTATGTACAGGTCATAAAAccaacgaaaagaaaacacatttttgaaagTTATCCAAGACGTCTGGGTTGGTCGGAAATAAAATGTTTcggaaaatatatgtatgtaacaATACAAAACTGGGGCacagaaaacaagaaaatttaaaataatttccaaaataaaatgttttacaaCTGAAGACGAGGACAATAAGAAGGGGGTTTAGTCTATGACAGCATTAGGGTGAATCAGAGCGTGGTTTCGTATCGGGATTTGGTTTTTCATTTGTGTGCTTAAAACAATGCAGAAATATAGCGAACATTTTTACTTTACGTTTTTCCAAGAAAACTGATTAGCTTTGTTAATGAACTTTTTGGTTATGATCGAGGTTCAGTTGAAAATTGCACGGTTTAAACTTCTCTTGATTGTTTTATGCACCTGGTTATGTGTTTGTGAGCTTAAGGATCGTATATCATTATGCATGAACTTTGGCTTTGTTTGCCGCATTTGTTGCTTTTGAGTAGGTGAGTTGTATGCCATGTGATATTTAATCATGTTTCTGTAGGTTGAAGACGTGTGTTTTACATACCTCTGCCAAAATAGTGCCGGAAGTCATTTGTTTACTATGTTAGGTTCGTAAATTCTTTTCATTTGCTTTCGATATTTTATGggtttctgattctgattcgggTTTGATTatgttttcgattttatttgtttcacaCATTCACATTTAGGAcgagaaaataaaaagcataataaacaaaagtcagttagaaaaataatattaaacgGAAAAATGTAATATGATATATTGAGCGTGTGTTAGTAGAAGAAAGTGATACGAAAAATTACACTGAAAAAAGTTTTGGGCGGGCAACAGGGAGAAGGCAAaagataaattaaataaaataaaatgactTCACCTGTTCTGGTTGGTTTGCATTGTTCGAATCTTTTGCCAGGATAAGTTTCCCACTCTAGAGGATCTTTGACCAATTTCGTGACACCAAAGCAGAGGACACATACAtggacatacatatatattagcTTAGATATATAAACGcatatatgcatgtatatgaggttttgaaattttgaatttagtATCGAAATTCTAGTTGAATGTTTCTCCACGTCGTCATGCAAGGCTTACGTTAGTAAAAATCATAATTCGAGAGTAGAGCTAACAAAATGATCCAGGATATTAACTTCTAAACTAGATTTTTGTTAGCTCCAATTAGTTACATTTGAAATAATGAGCGTAAAGTCTTAAAAAGCAGAAGAAAATGCTGTTAAAAATGCAGATGTGATTTATGATTAGGTCGGTTAGGAGGAAATGACAATGGAAAGATAGATTAGGATGcttttaaattcgatattcGCCTATTTAATCATTTGGTTTTTCTATTTCTTTGTCTGCTTTCGATAACGACATTTACCTGAATGACTTCTCGACATATTTTGGTAGGTATGCCGTCCCATTGGACACTGTGGTTGTCTTTAAGGttcctgttgctgttgcagttgttttCGTAGTTGTTGTGCTGGGTATCTTAGTATCTTGTATATCTGTATCTTTTGGCGATCTACTGCCATTATTCTGAGCAACGCCATTCTGGTGACCATTGGTCTTGTGGCCGTTTACGTGGCCAGCAGCCTGACCATTTTGATGGCCATTGGTCGAGGGGCTTGTCTTTGGCTTTGGCGGACTGTTCTCAGACTTGATATCATTGATAAGCTTGGGTTCTGTGTTGGCTTGTTCTGTTTCTCGGCTGTTGGATAATACTTTTGATTATTACTCAAACGAAAGAACGA contains the following coding sequences:
- the LOC6613314 gene encoding tubulin-specific chaperone C, translated to MEGDAENRKDQILERLNKRNKDRQNYLDVKSELRSKETVQNEGVDYFYQTFSQKTIDIEQRLKDVQCGDGQPIDLARNFADITVEIQDLQRYLTASTMFLPDFKIKSCQNILNTLTAVSDETRQRLLPKKKFGFSGKKTATKPKVASSKDIVDAKLSKVSEKLGSNFTWTIANRTNEHIVLDSAKVNGQDITISNLTHCLVELQGHPGSVQVSSASKCTLLCGPIARSFFAENLEDCTLSIACQQLRLHSSRSIRIYMHVTCRAIIEDCKSIEIGEYNYDYSELEADYLASGLNKAQNNYTDVADFNWLSPDVPSPNWSLLKDYPDPNWNALRRDFIANNHNSELKQDVKDISII
- the LOC6613316 gene encoding LOW QUALITY PROTEIN: C-type lectin domain family 4 member G (The sequence of the model RefSeq protein was modified relative to this genomic sequence to represent the inferred CDS: substituted 1 base at 1 genomic stop codon); its protein translation is MKSYLVLLFRCLYINEDHYVLFPRLQWLCDIKMFRLEKIIVYLFVACNLVGSRVECTENSRSVCLLQDPPNQCGEFCLSVLQPLLDHIVTHQEQWNTSEALRLNETXAKLDRIQTQLAAQNLSLQESAQKVPGDIKGRLDRMEHLQTALQESLKKMPAELDARLMRMENQQKTIGDQLENQINLTKGQQDQLESLKNAVPINFEVRLAQIEEQQNLLQETLNKIPEDFEQKLQKLEQNQKDELTKLGAQQSANQVTLMEIYSKVFWPNFERIGSRLFYINHKDAFNWQSAVDFCRGMGGYIAAIKDQEELDAISARLDDKSYWLGINDMHSRNTYVSEASGREVEFLNWNAGEPNHGHDDENCVELINSKMNDDPCQKKKHVICQTDKEEENTVFA
- the LOC6613317 gene encoding nicotinate phosphoribosyltransferase isoform X1 — translated: MNDRELGCAGGQFMDRGRMNQNGVVQPLLTDLYQITMAYAYWKSDKTDDTAVFDLFFRNNPFHGEFTIFAGLEECLKFLDSFHYSQSDIEYLKQTLPEGIEHEFFEYLGNLTARDVTLYAIDEGTVAFPRVPIIKIEGPLIIVQLLETTLLTLVNYASLMATNAARYRMVAGKHVKLLEFGLRRAQGPDGGLSASKYSYTGGFDGTSNVLAGKLFNIPVKGTHAHAYITSFSSIGELKTRLIKHKQTGILEDLLEHAVRHRALLSHLLDVSTEESSEGELAAMVSYAIAFPDGFMALVDTYDVKSRETEQANTEPKLINDIKSENSPPKPKTSPSTNGHQNGQAAGHVNGHKTNGHQNGVAQNNGSRSPKDTDIQDTKIPSTTTTKTTATATGTLKTTTVSNGTAYLPKYVEKSFRSGLLNFSAVALALNDLGYHALGIRIDSGDLAYLSCLARETFEKVAERFKVPWFNKLTIVASNDINEDTILSLNEQGHKIDCFGIGTHLVTCQRQPALGCVYKLVEINGQPRIKLSQDVEKVTMPGNKNAYRLYSADGHALIDLLQKVSEPPPAVGQKVLCRHPFQESKRAYVIPSHVESLYKVYWKSGKICQQLPTLEQVREKVQISLKTLRNDHKRTLNPTPYKVAVSDNLYNFIHDLWLQNAPIGELS
- the LOC6613317 gene encoding nicotinate phosphoribosyltransferase isoform X4, whose protein sequence is MEENNETRTLSGFDGTSNVLAGKLFNIPVKGTHAHAYITSFSSIGELKTRLIKHKQTGILEDLLEHAVRHRALLSHLLDVSTEESSEGELAAMVSYAIAFPDGFMALVDTYDVKSRETEQANTEPKLINDIKSENSPPKPKTSPSTNGHQNGQAAGHVNGHKTNGHQNGVAQNNGSRSPKDTDIQDTKIPSTTTTKTTATATGTLKTTTVSNGTAYLPKYVEKSFRSGLLNFSAVALALNDLGYHALGIRIDSGDLAYLSCLARETFEKVAERFKVPWFNKLTIVASNDINEDTILSLNEQGHKIDCFGIGTHLVTCQRQPALGCVYKLVEINGQPRIKLSQDVEKVTMPGNKNAYRLYSADGHALIDLLQKVSEPPPAVGQKVLCRHPFQESKRAYVIPSHVESLYKVYWKSGKICQQLPTLEQVREKVQISLKTLRNDHKRTLNPTPYKVAVSDNLYNFIHDLWLQNAPIGELS